One genomic segment of Sphaerodactylus townsendi isolate TG3544 linkage group LG07, MPM_Stown_v2.3, whole genome shotgun sequence includes these proteins:
- the ERAP1 gene encoding endoplasmic reticulum aminopeptidase 1 → MMRILLGILNLVILLSCDHHSETSYSSKPFPWNKMRLPKHVVPVHYDLLIHPNLTTLTFTGFAKIEITVIQQTSSIILHSKYLHISKATIQGDMGGIHAEQGVTVSEYPPFEQIALLTEEPLQVGNTYFIIIEYSANLSDNFHGFYKSTYRTPEGQERLLALTQFEPTTARMAFPCFDEPAFKARFSVKIRREPKHHALSNMPLVRSVNVMEGLLEDQFEISVKMSTYLVAFIVSDFKSITKLTSRGIKVSVYTVPHKIKQAYHALDSAVKLLDFYEGYFQIPYPLPKQDLAAIPDFQSGAMENWGLTTYRETALIYDPEKSSASSKLMITMIVAHELAHQWFGNLVTMEWWNDLWLNEGFAKFMEYVSVNITHPDLGVENYVLDRYFNAMEVDALNSSHPISTAVEDPAQILEMFDGVSYDKGSCILNMLRDYLGSKVFEVGIVKYLQRFSYQNTRSEDLWNSLSEICPAGGTDESQVEDGVCTRSQETTSASHWTKGELDSVKTMMNTWILQKGFPLVTVTVRRKNILLQQEHYIKGSHLSPPTGYLWHIPLTYITSKSDIIQRFLLETKTDSFVLPEEVEWIKFNVGMNGYYMVHYGDDGWDALIRLLKENHNALSSSDRASLINSVFQMVSADKLCITKALDLTLYLRHESEAKPVSQGLYELIPIYQLLEKRDMSDTEDQLKGYLLNLFKNIIDKQSWTDEGTMTERILRDTLLTFACVRKYQPCVDKATEYFRKWKDSDGTLHLPNDVKLAVYAVGAQTDEGWDFLFSKYQLPKFSTEKSQIEVVLTRSHNKEKLQWIMDQALQGDIIKTQNLPHIVIYVGRNRDGYQLAWKFLKHNWPKLVQKFELGSHSIANMITGVTNKYSTKEQLEEVKDFFSSLDKKSSQLRSVQQATETIQENIEWMHKNLEKIQKWLQTNSKV, encoded by the exons ATGATGAGAATATTGTTAGGTATTTTGAATCTTGTTATTCTATTGAGCTGTGATCACCATAGTGAGACAAGCTATTCAAGCAAACCATTTCCTTGGAATAAAATGAGGCTTCCTAAGCATGTTGTTCCAGTTCATTATGACCTTCTTATTCACCCAAATCTGACCACTCTTACTTTTACTGGATTTGCCAAAATAGAAATAACAGTGATTCAGCAAACTAGTTCAATTATCCTGCACAGCAAATATCTCCACATCTCTAAAGCTACCATTCAAGGAGACATGGGAGGCATTCATGCTGAGCAAGGAGTGACCGTTTCAGAATATCCACCATTTGAACAGATTGCTCTTCTTACTGAGGAACCACTGCAAGTTGGAAACacctattttattattattgaatatTCTGCTAATTTGTCAGACAATTTCCATGGCTTCTATAAAAGTACATACAGAACTCCAGAAGGACAAGAAAG GTTGCTTGCATTAACACAGTTTGAACCAACAACTGCACGAATGGCCTTTCCTTGCTTTGATGAACCTGCATTCAAAGCTAGATTTTCTGTTAAGATCAGAAGAGAACCAAAACATCATGCATTATCTAACATGCCTTTA GTGAGATCGGTAAACGTAATGGAAGGGCTCCTTGAAGACCAGTTTGAGATTAGCGTAAAGATGAGCACGTATTTGGTAGCCTTCATAGTTTCAGATTTCAAATCAATTACAAAGTTAACCTCTCGTGGAATTAAG GTTTCAGTGTATACTGTACCACACAAGATCAAGCAAGCATACCATGCCTTAGATTCAGCAGTAAAGCTACTAGACTTCTATGAGGGATATTTTCAAATTCCCTATCCTTTGCCTAAACAAG aCTTAGCTGCTATTCCTGATTTTCAGTCTGGAGCAATGGAGAATTGGGGATTGACTACATACAGGGAAACTGCCTTGATATATGATCCTGAAAAATCATCAGCATCTTCTAAACTTATGATTACTATGATTGTAGCTCATGAACTTGCTCACCAG TGGTTTGGAAACCTGGTCACCATGGAATGGTGGAATGATCTTTGGCTGAATGAGGGATTTGCAAAGTTTATGGAGTATGTATCAGTAAATATCACACATCCGGATCTGGGAGTT GAAAATTATGTTTTAGACAGGTATTTTAATGCCATGGAAGTGGATGCATTGAATTCTTCACATCCTATATCTACTGCTGTTGAAGATCCAGCTCAGATTCTAGAAATGTTTGATGGGGTTTCCTATGATAAG GGATCTTGCATTCTCAATATGCTAAGGGACTATCTTGGCTCAAAGGTGTTTGAAGTTGGTATTGTAAAATATTTGCAACGATTTAGCTATCAAAATACACGAAGTGAAGATCTGTGGAATAGCCTGTCTGAA ataTGTCCTGCAGGTGGCACTGATGAAAGTCAAGTGGAAGATGGTGTTTgtaccagaagccaggagacaaccTCTGCTTCA CACTGGACCAAGGGTGAACTCGACAGTGTGAAGACAATGATGAACACCTGGATCCTGCAAAAAGGATTCCCATTAGTAACTGTGACAGTGAGAAGGAAAAACATCCTTCTCCAACAAGAACACTACATAAAGGGCTCTCATCTTTCTCCACCAACAGG GTACCTGTGGCATATTCCACTAACATACATTACCAGTAAATCTGACATCATTCAAAGGTTCTTGCTGGAAACCAAAACAG ATAGCTTCGTCCTCCCAGAAGAAGTGGAATGGATAAAATTCAATGTGGGAATGAATGGTTATTATATGGTGCATTACGGAGATGATGGATGGGATGCACTGATCCGTCTTTTGAAAGAAAACCATAATGCACTTAGCAGCAGTGACAGAGCCAGTCTTATTAACAGTGTATTCCAGATGGTGAG TGCTGACAAACTGTGCATTACCAAAGCTCTTGATTTAACTTTATACCTAAGACATGAATCTGAAGCTAAACCTGTATCTCAAGGATTGTATGAACTGATTCCTATATACCAGCTGCTGGAGAAGAGAGACATGAGTGACACAGAAGATCAATTAAAG GGATATTTACTCAACCTCTTTAAAAACATAATTGACAAACAATCTTGGACTGATGAGGGAACCATGACTGAACGAATCCTTCGTGATACCCTTCTCACATTTGCTTGCGTGCGCAAATACCAACCATGTGTGGACAAAGCAACAGAGTATTTTAGAAAGTGGAAAGACTCTGATGGAACTCTACA TTTGCCCAATGACGTTAAACTAGCAGTTTATGCTGTTGGAGCACAGACAGACGAAGGCTGGGACTTCCTTTTTAGCAAATACCAACTACCAAAATTCAGCACTGAAAAGAGCCAGATTGAAGTAGTCCTTACTCGGAGCCACAACAAAGAAAAGCTTCAGTG GATAATGGATCAAGCGTTACAAGGGGACATTATAAAGACTCAAAATCTTCCGCATATTGTTATATACGTTGGAAGAAATCGTGATGGTTATCAATTGGCTTGGAAGTTCCTGAAGCATAACTGGCCAAAACTTGTACAAAA GTTTGAACTTGGCTCACATTCCATTGCAAACATGATTACTGGTGTAACGAATAAGTATTCTACAAAGGAACAGCTTGAGGAG